In Montipora foliosa isolate CH-2021 chromosome 13, ASM3666993v2, whole genome shotgun sequence, one DNA window encodes the following:
- the LOC137982239 gene encoding serine/threonine-protein kinase SIK1-like isoform X1, with the protein MIGTVRYEELTDGRDFSDVTDNTQSVSCGRFWKHTDKNKRPKLQHSTQSPLTRVCVVDLSHYKPLKIVADTDIYGVSSPVCAFNHNLNSQQNALDDNMIELQTYCPSIFQALLLKQRMEKARKVSKSNKLDFWRRFGSDAGPKMATERTKRAIKVGFYDIETTIGKGNFAVVKLARHRVTKSQVAIKIIDKTQLDETNLKKVYREIQIMKLLNHPHIVKLYQVMETKSMLYLVTEYASNGEMFNYLSHGALPEKEARKKFAQILSAVEYCHARHVVHRDLKAENLLLDQNLNIKIADFGFGNYYTPGSPLNTWCGSPPYAAPEVFEGKLYHGPQLDIWSLGVVLYVLICRALPFDGGTLPALRDRVLEGRFRIPFFMSTECEHLIRHMLVKDPNQRYTIEQIKKHKWMQADPAVKNILADNAEANFEGDKILEEYNEQALELMQGLGIDIERTKTALADNAYDHHTAIYYLLVDRLRQHRASYPLQTQLETRLRRPSGIAEAAVVRGSRTNVVVVPCRTAQRTVPAQPARPYIPLQYAINELHERIPTPPEIRREIATECVKELSPIREPGLKARSISPRQMIGAGLSLDNGVSRESDSPASPAVEKMDSDDTDEEKPRIRRHTVHTMPKEPLVVPPYHPLLARGGSEDILEGSNVLPLHVKPTIVVSHCAPNNGLFTSTPPVMSQIGSGQHLHEPTRTRFHHVPLGRRASDGNAVTLAFHQHLRVSTAHNRIKRLQQEHQKLQELYQKSLSPSELTDQQACHSEYKIKYEQMREELQKHYEELMAVNEQERTSGSQASMKSVVDPQPGFKSDQNAPYSLPLHRQLQQLHIDARHNPLRRTPSYKQNPHKQVFRTSSYKRAQICGMLPPLESEIPTDALENKEPLVQGDSGTTFGRYSIISL; encoded by the exons atgataGGAACTGTGCGATATGAAGAACTGACGGACGGACGTGACTTTAGTGACGTCACTGACAACACGCAGTCGGTCTCGTGTGGGAGGTTTTGGAAACACACAGATAAAAATAAACGCCCGAAATTGCAACACAGTACGCAGTCTCCGTTGACCCGTGTTTGTGTTGTTGACCTTTCACATTATAAGCCTCTAAAAATAGTAGCTGATACAGATATTTATGGCGTATCTTCTCCAGTTTGTGCTTTTAACCATAACCTAAACTCACAGCAGAACGCGCTCGATGACAATATGATAGAATTACAAACATACTGTCCGTCAATTTTCCAAGCTTTACTACTGAAACAACGCATGGAAAAAGCTCGAAAAGTTTCAAAGTCAAACAAATTGGATTTTTGGAG GCGCTTCGGCTCGGATGCAGGGCCTAAAATGGCGACCGAACGAACGAAACGGGCCATCAAGGTAGGATTCTATGACATCGAGACGACAATCGGCAAAGGAAACTTCGCCGTGGTGAAGCTAGCAAGACATCGCGTCACCAAAAGCCAG GTTGCAATTAAGATTATCGACAAAACACAATTGGACGAAACGAACCTCAAGAAAGTCTACCGCGAAATTCAGATTATGAAACTGCTAAACCATCCGCATATAGTCAAGCTTTATCAG GTAATGGAAACGAAAAGCATGCTTTATCTTGTGACTGAATACGCGAGCAACGGTGAAATGTTTA ATTACTTGTCTCATGGAGCATTGCCAGAAAAAGAAGCCCGAAAGAAGTTTGCACAGATTTTAAGTGCCGTAGAATACTGTCACGCAAGGCATGTGGTGCATCGTGACTTGAAG GCTGAAAACCTTCTTTTGGACCAAAATTTGAACATCAAAATTGCAG ATTTTGGCTTTGGTAACTACTACACTCCAGGCAGCCCCCTTAACACATGGTGCGGCAGCCCACCTTATGCTGCCCCAGAAGTGTTTGAAGGCAAGCTTTATCATGGTCCACAGCTCGATATCTGG AGTTTGGGTGTTGTCCTCTACGTGCTGATATGCCGAGCGTTACCCTTTGATGGGGGAACTCTTCCGGCTCTACGAGATAGAGTTTTGGAGGGCCGCTTCAGAATTCCATTTTTCATGTCAACAG aGTGTGAACACTTAATTCGACATATGCTCGTGAAAGACCCAAACCAACGCTACACAATTGAACAGATAAAGAAGCATAAGTGGATGCAGGCCGATCCTGCAGTAAAAAATATCCTTGCGGACAACGCCGAAGCAAATTTTGAAGGAGATAAAATATTGGAGGAATATAACGAACAAGCCTTGGAGCTGATGCAAGGACTCGGCATTGACATCGAAAGAACAAAAACG GCCTTGGCGGATAACGCATACGACCACCATACAGCTATTTATTACTTACTCGTGGATCGTCTGCGACAACACAGGGCAAGCTATCCTCTTCAAACACAGCTCGAGACCAGGCTTCGCCGGCCGAGCGGAATCGCGGAGGCTGCTGTTGTACGGGGGAGTAGGACTAATGTCGTAGTTGTGCCTTGCCGCACCGCACAGCGCACCGTGCCGGCCCAACCGGCGCGACCGTATATCCCCCTCCAATACGCCATCAATGAACTTCATGAACGCATTCCGACACCGCCTGAAATAAGGCGCGAAATCGCCACGGAGTGTGTCAAAGAACTGTCACCGATACGCGAACCTGGACTAAAAGCGCGCTCAATATCGCCGCGACAGATGATAGGAGCTGGTCTGTCGCTAGACAATGGGGTCAGCAGAGAGTCTGATTCTCCTGCATCTCCTGCGGTGGAGAAAATGGATAGTGATGATACAGACGAAGAGAAACCAAGAATTCGGCGACATACTGTTCATACCATGCCAAAGGAACCACTTGTTGTTCCTCCATACCATCCTCTCCTCGCAAGGGGTGGTTCAGAGGACATTCTGGAAGGCTCTAACGTTCTGCCGTTACATGTAAAGCCCACTATTGTCGTTTCACATTGCGCGCCAAATAACGGATTGTTTACGTCGACGCCACCCGTCATGTCGCAAATAGGCTCAGGGCAGCACCTGCATGAACCAACCAGGACACGTTTTCATCACGTGCCGCTGGGGCGGCGCGCGTCGGACGGCAATGCCGTCACTCTGGCGTTTCATCAACACTTAAGAGTGTCCACCGCTCACAATCGAATCAAACGGTTGCAACAAGAGCATCAAAAACTACAAGAACTTTATCAAAAGTCACTTTCACCGTCAGAGCTCACTGATCAACAAGCATGTCACTCCgagtataaaataaaatacgaaCAAATGCGCGAGGAACTGCAGAAACATTACGAAGAACTTATGGCTGTCAATGAGCAGGAAAGAACTAGCGGGAGCCAAGCGTCAATGAAGTCGGTTGTAGACCCACAACCTGGTTTCAAATCGGACCAAAATGCTCCTTATTCGTTACCCTTACATCGCCAGCTTCAGCAACTTCATATCGATGCACGCCACAATCCACTTCGGCGAACGCCTTCCTACAAACAAAATCCACATAAACAAGTGTTTAGAACATCATCTTATAAGCGCGCTCAGATCTGCGGCATGCTGCCTCCATTAGAAAGCGAAATACCAACGGACGCTCTGGAAAACAAGGAACCCTTAGTTCAAGGAGACAGTGGTACAACCTTTGGTAGATATTCCATTATTTCGCTTTAA
- the LOC137982239 gene encoding serine/threonine-protein kinase SIK1-like isoform X3 — translation MATERTKRAIKVGFYDIETTIGKGNFAVVKLARHRVTKSQVAIKIIDKTQLDETNLKKVYREIQIMKLLNHPHIVKLYQVMETKSMLYLVTEYASNGEMFNYLSHGALPEKEARKKFAQILSAVEYCHARHVVHRDLKAENLLLDQNLNIKIADFGFGNYYTPGSPLNTWCGSPPYAAPEVFEGKLYHGPQLDIWSLGVVLYVLICRALPFDGGTLPALRDRVLEGRFRIPFFMSTECEHLIRHMLVKDPNQRYTIEQIKKHKWMQADPAVKNILADNAEANFEGDKILEEYNEQALELMQGLGIDIERTKTALADNAYDHHTAIYYLLVDRLRQHRASYPLQTQLETRLRRPSGIAEAAVVRGSRTNVVVVPCRTAQRTVPAQPARPYIPLQYAINELHERIPTPPEIRREIATECVKELSPIREPGLKARSISPRQMIGAGLSLDNGVSRESDSPASPAVEKMDSDDTDEEKPRIRRHTVHTMPKEPLVVPPYHPLLARGGSEDILEGSNVLPLHVKPTIVVSHCAPNNGLFTSTPPVMSQIGSGQHLHEPTRTRFHHVPLGRRASDGNAVTLAFHQHLRVSTAHNRIKRLQQEHQKLQELYQKSLSPSELTDQQACHSEYKIKYEQMREELQKHYEELMAVNEQERTSGSQASMKSVVDPQPGFKSDQNAPYSLPLHRQLQQLHIDARHNPLRRTPSYKQNPHKQVFRTSSYKRAQICGMLPPLESEIPTDALENKEPLVQGDSGTTFGRYSIISL, via the exons ATGGCGACCGAACGAACGAAACGGGCCATCAAGGTAGGATTCTATGACATCGAGACGACAATCGGCAAAGGAAACTTCGCCGTGGTGAAGCTAGCAAGACATCGCGTCACCAAAAGCCAG GTTGCAATTAAGATTATCGACAAAACACAATTGGACGAAACGAACCTCAAGAAAGTCTACCGCGAAATTCAGATTATGAAACTGCTAAACCATCCGCATATAGTCAAGCTTTATCAG GTAATGGAAACGAAAAGCATGCTTTATCTTGTGACTGAATACGCGAGCAACGGTGAAATGTTTA ATTACTTGTCTCATGGAGCATTGCCAGAAAAAGAAGCCCGAAAGAAGTTTGCACAGATTTTAAGTGCCGTAGAATACTGTCACGCAAGGCATGTGGTGCATCGTGACTTGAAG GCTGAAAACCTTCTTTTGGACCAAAATTTGAACATCAAAATTGCAG ATTTTGGCTTTGGTAACTACTACACTCCAGGCAGCCCCCTTAACACATGGTGCGGCAGCCCACCTTATGCTGCCCCAGAAGTGTTTGAAGGCAAGCTTTATCATGGTCCACAGCTCGATATCTGG AGTTTGGGTGTTGTCCTCTACGTGCTGATATGCCGAGCGTTACCCTTTGATGGGGGAACTCTTCCGGCTCTACGAGATAGAGTTTTGGAGGGCCGCTTCAGAATTCCATTTTTCATGTCAACAG aGTGTGAACACTTAATTCGACATATGCTCGTGAAAGACCCAAACCAACGCTACACAATTGAACAGATAAAGAAGCATAAGTGGATGCAGGCCGATCCTGCAGTAAAAAATATCCTTGCGGACAACGCCGAAGCAAATTTTGAAGGAGATAAAATATTGGAGGAATATAACGAACAAGCCTTGGAGCTGATGCAAGGACTCGGCATTGACATCGAAAGAACAAAAACG GCCTTGGCGGATAACGCATACGACCACCATACAGCTATTTATTACTTACTCGTGGATCGTCTGCGACAACACAGGGCAAGCTATCCTCTTCAAACACAGCTCGAGACCAGGCTTCGCCGGCCGAGCGGAATCGCGGAGGCTGCTGTTGTACGGGGGAGTAGGACTAATGTCGTAGTTGTGCCTTGCCGCACCGCACAGCGCACCGTGCCGGCCCAACCGGCGCGACCGTATATCCCCCTCCAATACGCCATCAATGAACTTCATGAACGCATTCCGACACCGCCTGAAATAAGGCGCGAAATCGCCACGGAGTGTGTCAAAGAACTGTCACCGATACGCGAACCTGGACTAAAAGCGCGCTCAATATCGCCGCGACAGATGATAGGAGCTGGTCTGTCGCTAGACAATGGGGTCAGCAGAGAGTCTGATTCTCCTGCATCTCCTGCGGTGGAGAAAATGGATAGTGATGATACAGACGAAGAGAAACCAAGAATTCGGCGACATACTGTTCATACCATGCCAAAGGAACCACTTGTTGTTCCTCCATACCATCCTCTCCTCGCAAGGGGTGGTTCAGAGGACATTCTGGAAGGCTCTAACGTTCTGCCGTTACATGTAAAGCCCACTATTGTCGTTTCACATTGCGCGCCAAATAACGGATTGTTTACGTCGACGCCACCCGTCATGTCGCAAATAGGCTCAGGGCAGCACCTGCATGAACCAACCAGGACACGTTTTCATCACGTGCCGCTGGGGCGGCGCGCGTCGGACGGCAATGCCGTCACTCTGGCGTTTCATCAACACTTAAGAGTGTCCACCGCTCACAATCGAATCAAACGGTTGCAACAAGAGCATCAAAAACTACAAGAACTTTATCAAAAGTCACTTTCACCGTCAGAGCTCACTGATCAACAAGCATGTCACTCCgagtataaaataaaatacgaaCAAATGCGCGAGGAACTGCAGAAACATTACGAAGAACTTATGGCTGTCAATGAGCAGGAAAGAACTAGCGGGAGCCAAGCGTCAATGAAGTCGGTTGTAGACCCACAACCTGGTTTCAAATCGGACCAAAATGCTCCTTATTCGTTACCCTTACATCGCCAGCTTCAGCAACTTCATATCGATGCACGCCACAATCCACTTCGGCGAACGCCTTCCTACAAACAAAATCCACATAAACAAGTGTTTAGAACATCATCTTATAAGCGCGCTCAGATCTGCGGCATGCTGCCTCCATTAGAAAGCGAAATACCAACGGACGCTCTGGAAAACAAGGAACCCTTAGTTCAAGGAGACAGTGGTACAACCTTTGGTAGATATTCCATTATTTCGCTTTAA
- the LOC137982123 gene encoding N(4)-(Beta-N-acetylglucosaminyl)-L-asparaginase-like, translating to MAAVVGTWPFSLEAVKSISDKLKSGSGCIDALEVGINGIENNPETGCYFVGRGGFPNANGVLECDAAVMVGKDCSFGAVASLQGVAMPFSVARCVMERSPHSMLVGQGVRDFAINNGCPVEPNSALQTQISKEAYEEFLKKPNKEIESHDTIGILVLDSNMQMAAGVSSSGMPFKHPGRVGDSPLPGSGLYADDEVGAAAATGDGDKMMRFCPSFHVVQLMKEGSSPQESCERVVRHAQRKAGTTSQPFEMALIALNTKGEVGAAGTVRFFEDKRLKTKFEGFPFVVWTEQMNCPEIRVQPAVAME from the exons ATGGCGGCTGTTGTTGGAACTTGGCCGTTTAGTTTGGAAGCAGTAAAATCGATTTCCGACAAGTTAAAATCGGGAAGCGGGTGTATTGATGCCCTTGAAGTTGGAATTAACG GGATTGAAAACAATCCCGAGACTGGCTGTTACTTTGTTGGCAGAGGGGGATTCCCAAATGCTAACGGCGTGTTGGAGTGCGATGCTGCAGTCATGGTCGGAAAAGATTGCAGCTTTGGTGCAGTGGCATCTTTACAAGG AGTTGCCATGCCTTTTTCGGTTGCCAGATGTGTCATGGAGAGATCACCCCACAGTATGTTAGTGGGTCAGGGAGTGAGGGATTTTGCTATTAACAATGGGTGTCCTGTGGAACCCAATTCAGCACTGCAGACCCAGATATCAAAGGAAGCATATGAG GAGTTTCTCAAGAAACCAAACAAGGAAATTGAAAGCCATGATACTATTG GAATACTTGTGCTGGATTCCAATATGCAGATGGCTGCAG GTGTTTCATCCAGTGGAATGCCTTTTAAGCATCCTGGCCGAGTGGGAGACTCACCCCTCCCTGGGTCAGGACTGTATGCCGATGATGAG gTCGGGGCTGCAGCAG CTACCGGTGATGGCGATAAGATGATGAGGTTTTGCCCATCTTTTCATGTAGTTCAACTTATGAAggag GGATCTTCGCCACAAGAATCCTGTGAAAGAGTTGTGAGGCACGCACAGAGGAAAGCTGGAACGACATCTCAGCCCTTTGAGATGGCGCTAATTGCCCTCAACACAAAG GGTGAAGTTGGAGCGGCTGGTACCGTTCGCTTCTTTGAAGACAAGAGATTGAAAACCAAATTCGAAGGATTTCCATTTGTAGTTTGGACAGAACAAATGAACTGCCCAGAAATCCGAGTTCAGCCTGCAGTTGCTATGGAGTAA
- the LOC137982239 gene encoding serine/threonine-protein kinase SIK1-like isoform X2, whose product MVVSQTQSNMAFRPYMRFGSDAGPKMATERTKRAIKVGFYDIETTIGKGNFAVVKLARHRVTKSQVAIKIIDKTQLDETNLKKVYREIQIMKLLNHPHIVKLYQVMETKSMLYLVTEYASNGEMFNYLSHGALPEKEARKKFAQILSAVEYCHARHVVHRDLKAENLLLDQNLNIKIADFGFGNYYTPGSPLNTWCGSPPYAAPEVFEGKLYHGPQLDIWSLGVVLYVLICRALPFDGGTLPALRDRVLEGRFRIPFFMSTECEHLIRHMLVKDPNQRYTIEQIKKHKWMQADPAVKNILADNAEANFEGDKILEEYNEQALELMQGLGIDIERTKTALADNAYDHHTAIYYLLVDRLRQHRASYPLQTQLETRLRRPSGIAEAAVVRGSRTNVVVVPCRTAQRTVPAQPARPYIPLQYAINELHERIPTPPEIRREIATECVKELSPIREPGLKARSISPRQMIGAGLSLDNGVSRESDSPASPAVEKMDSDDTDEEKPRIRRHTVHTMPKEPLVVPPYHPLLARGGSEDILEGSNVLPLHVKPTIVVSHCAPNNGLFTSTPPVMSQIGSGQHLHEPTRTRFHHVPLGRRASDGNAVTLAFHQHLRVSTAHNRIKRLQQEHQKLQELYQKSLSPSELTDQQACHSEYKIKYEQMREELQKHYEELMAVNEQERTSGSQASMKSVVDPQPGFKSDQNAPYSLPLHRQLQQLHIDARHNPLRRTPSYKQNPHKQVFRTSSYKRAQICGMLPPLESEIPTDALENKEPLVQGDSGTTFGRYSIISL is encoded by the exons GCGCTTCGGCTCGGATGCAGGGCCTAAAATGGCGACCGAACGAACGAAACGGGCCATCAAGGTAGGATTCTATGACATCGAGACGACAATCGGCAAAGGAAACTTCGCCGTGGTGAAGCTAGCAAGACATCGCGTCACCAAAAGCCAG GTTGCAATTAAGATTATCGACAAAACACAATTGGACGAAACGAACCTCAAGAAAGTCTACCGCGAAATTCAGATTATGAAACTGCTAAACCATCCGCATATAGTCAAGCTTTATCAG GTAATGGAAACGAAAAGCATGCTTTATCTTGTGACTGAATACGCGAGCAACGGTGAAATGTTTA ATTACTTGTCTCATGGAGCATTGCCAGAAAAAGAAGCCCGAAAGAAGTTTGCACAGATTTTAAGTGCCGTAGAATACTGTCACGCAAGGCATGTGGTGCATCGTGACTTGAAG GCTGAAAACCTTCTTTTGGACCAAAATTTGAACATCAAAATTGCAG ATTTTGGCTTTGGTAACTACTACACTCCAGGCAGCCCCCTTAACACATGGTGCGGCAGCCCACCTTATGCTGCCCCAGAAGTGTTTGAAGGCAAGCTTTATCATGGTCCACAGCTCGATATCTGG AGTTTGGGTGTTGTCCTCTACGTGCTGATATGCCGAGCGTTACCCTTTGATGGGGGAACTCTTCCGGCTCTACGAGATAGAGTTTTGGAGGGCCGCTTCAGAATTCCATTTTTCATGTCAACAG aGTGTGAACACTTAATTCGACATATGCTCGTGAAAGACCCAAACCAACGCTACACAATTGAACAGATAAAGAAGCATAAGTGGATGCAGGCCGATCCTGCAGTAAAAAATATCCTTGCGGACAACGCCGAAGCAAATTTTGAAGGAGATAAAATATTGGAGGAATATAACGAACAAGCCTTGGAGCTGATGCAAGGACTCGGCATTGACATCGAAAGAACAAAAACG GCCTTGGCGGATAACGCATACGACCACCATACAGCTATTTATTACTTACTCGTGGATCGTCTGCGACAACACAGGGCAAGCTATCCTCTTCAAACACAGCTCGAGACCAGGCTTCGCCGGCCGAGCGGAATCGCGGAGGCTGCTGTTGTACGGGGGAGTAGGACTAATGTCGTAGTTGTGCCTTGCCGCACCGCACAGCGCACCGTGCCGGCCCAACCGGCGCGACCGTATATCCCCCTCCAATACGCCATCAATGAACTTCATGAACGCATTCCGACACCGCCTGAAATAAGGCGCGAAATCGCCACGGAGTGTGTCAAAGAACTGTCACCGATACGCGAACCTGGACTAAAAGCGCGCTCAATATCGCCGCGACAGATGATAGGAGCTGGTCTGTCGCTAGACAATGGGGTCAGCAGAGAGTCTGATTCTCCTGCATCTCCTGCGGTGGAGAAAATGGATAGTGATGATACAGACGAAGAGAAACCAAGAATTCGGCGACATACTGTTCATACCATGCCAAAGGAACCACTTGTTGTTCCTCCATACCATCCTCTCCTCGCAAGGGGTGGTTCAGAGGACATTCTGGAAGGCTCTAACGTTCTGCCGTTACATGTAAAGCCCACTATTGTCGTTTCACATTGCGCGCCAAATAACGGATTGTTTACGTCGACGCCACCCGTCATGTCGCAAATAGGCTCAGGGCAGCACCTGCATGAACCAACCAGGACACGTTTTCATCACGTGCCGCTGGGGCGGCGCGCGTCGGACGGCAATGCCGTCACTCTGGCGTTTCATCAACACTTAAGAGTGTCCACCGCTCACAATCGAATCAAACGGTTGCAACAAGAGCATCAAAAACTACAAGAACTTTATCAAAAGTCACTTTCACCGTCAGAGCTCACTGATCAACAAGCATGTCACTCCgagtataaaataaaatacgaaCAAATGCGCGAGGAACTGCAGAAACATTACGAAGAACTTATGGCTGTCAATGAGCAGGAAAGAACTAGCGGGAGCCAAGCGTCAATGAAGTCGGTTGTAGACCCACAACCTGGTTTCAAATCGGACCAAAATGCTCCTTATTCGTTACCCTTACATCGCCAGCTTCAGCAACTTCATATCGATGCACGCCACAATCCACTTCGGCGAACGCCTTCCTACAAACAAAATCCACATAAACAAGTGTTTAGAACATCATCTTATAAGCGCGCTCAGATCTGCGGCATGCTGCCTCCATTAGAAAGCGAAATACCAACGGACGCTCTGGAAAACAAGGAACCCTTAGTTCAAGGAGACAGTGGTACAACCTTTGGTAGATATTCCATTATTTCGCTTTAA
- the LOC137982121 gene encoding jhy protein homolog translates to MYFNFKMEDHVEKGQSDPMDGRITTFAPPTVLAAILDDNSVARDVKVAQNTLDTSKTGRRSAVLMDSLDASLHDSLESTQLQGIGELRGLDQVESKEDLSLFTNNSKLVVSVTKELPDFPKSSTPVQKVVETKETSAEKTLKSRPSQHIIERNKRKVSKRSSTKSSYAQIHAIKLSNKDNMEQRAKMQENKTEQISFGSDVGMYVGNEGHGHNSDLNQFSYPSYIRPFHNNSNSEHSGLEEHDIGFADDSFLNRSLIANQKGESYYNTTVNYSTHLTGHTSEPVSYEREYQSAKSHFRQSHGIVDPVGPLHHNLSTQSAPPGMYGYQREPLITSLHHVNEEFYLSSFLQNSDFVDSVHTEKFPESSLQKRFSSEPRLDNLSFSSSQKGTGVQRNSKAASSNSSLQPPYKPYTLQDYKTFTGSKAKLSAGGLGPNINTDDYRERIKKVIKQRDYATMLRAQHSTMKRQRESRGPATLAAKPHPVKEAEMKRQAALNYAKNVPKPKQAVNRKASKSGLHRAEKDDQEITLLEILRLRHEQEKKEVDSIRKDLASKLRL, encoded by the exons GGATGACAATTCTGTTGCTAGAGATGTAAAAGTTGCACAGAATACGCTGGATACAAGCAAAACTGGAAGGCGTTCTGCAGTATTAATGGATAGTTTGGATGCTTCTTTACATGATTCACTCGAATCAACGCAACTGCAAGGGATCGGTGAACTTAGGGGTCTTGATCAAGTTGAATCGAAGGAAGACCTATCGTTGTTTACAAATAACTCCAAATTAGTTGTTAGTGTCACCAAAGAATTGCCTGACTTTCCAAAAAGTTCAACGCCAGTACAAAAGgttgttgaaacaaaggaaacGTCTGCTGAAAAAACCTTGAAATCTCGTCCATCACAGCACATAATTGAAAGAAATAAGAGGAAAGTCAGCAAGCGATCATCGACTAAATCAAGTTACGCTCAAATTCATGCGATCAAATTGAGCAATAAGGATAACATGGAACAGAGAGCGAAAATGCAGGAGAATAAGACTGAGCAAATATCATTCGGTTCTGACGTTGGAATGTATGTAGGAAACGAAGGACACGGTCATAACAGCGATTTAAATCAATTTTCTTATCCTTCCTATATTCGACCATTTCATAATAATTCGAATAGTGAACACAGTGGCTTGGAGGAGCATGATATTGGTTTTGCAGATGATAGCTTTTTAAATAGATCTCTGATTGCCAACCAAAAAGGAGAGTCATATTACAACACGACTGTAAATTATAGCACTCATCTAACCGGTCATACCAGTGAACCAGTGTCATATGAGAGAGAATACCAAAGTGCGAAGTCACATTTTAGGCAGTCGCATGGAATTGTGGATCCAGTTGGTCCATTGCACCATAACTTATCCACGCAATCAGCGCCACCAGGGATGTATGGTTACCAGCGTGAGCCACTTATCACAAGCTTACATCATGTCAACGAAGAATTTTACCTTtcatcatttttgcaaaacagTGATTTTGTGGATTCAGTTCACACAGAGAAATTCCCTGAATCCAGTCTTCAGAAGAGGTTTTCTTCAGAGCCCCGTTTAGATAATCTAAGTTTTTCGTCATCGCAGAAAGGAACAGGTGTTCAAAGAAACAGTAAAGCCGCTAGCAGTAATTCAAGTTTACAGCCACCATATAAACCTTACACCTTACAGGACTACAAAACTTTTACGGGGTCAAAAGCCAAATTGTCAGCTGGTGGACTGGGACCTAATATTAATACAGATGATTACAGAGAAAGG ATAAAGAAAGTAATCAAACAAAGAGACTATGCTACAATGTTGAGAGCACAACATTCAACTATGAAAAGGCAAAGAGAGAGTCGAGGCCCTGCTACTCTTGCAGCAAAACCACACCCAGTAAAAGAAGCAGAGATGAAACGGCAGGCA GCATTGAATTATGCCAAGAATGTTCCAAAGCCGAAGCAAGCAGTAAATAGGAAGGCTTCCAAGTCCGGGCTACACAGAGCTGAAAAAGATGATCAAGAAATCACTTTGCTCGAGATTCTAAGACTGAGACAtgaacaagagaagaaagaagtGGACAGTATAAGAAAAGACCTTGCATCCAAGCTCAGGCTGTAA